The Mercurialis annua linkage group LG8, ddMerAnnu1.2, whole genome shotgun sequence genome window below encodes:
- the LOC126659865 gene encoding probable xyloglucan endotransglucosylase/hydrolase protein 10, which yields MIKLIVLVGFCIFNVIQISFSSVVSTGNFNQDFFVSWSPSHVNTSEDGTSRSLKLDQESGSAFDSNQMFLFGQFDVQIKLVPGNSAGTVVAFYLASNQPNRDEIDFEFLGNVAGKPYILQTNVYADGFDDREERVNLWFDPTIKFHTYSILWNIYQIVFMVDSIPIRVYRNHADKGVAYPRWQPMSIKASIWNGENWATSGGKVKIDWSKSPFIASFSNYTIDGCVWTGNPRFCRADSVTNWWNNKRFNTLTSIQRRWFKWVRLHHMIYDYCLDKERFHDNLPKECFLSKY from the exons GggttttgtatatttaacgtcatccaaatttcattttcttctGTTGTATCTACTGGAAATTTCAACCAAGATTTTTTTGTGTCATGGTCTCCTAGCCATGTAAATACTTCCGAAGATGGCACGTCGAGAAGCTTGAAGCTCGATCAAGAATCCG GATCGGCGTTCGATTCGAATCAGATGTTTTTGTTTGGGCAATTTGACGTGCAAATAAAATTAGTTCCGGGCAATTCAGCTGGCACAGTTGTGGcattttat TTGGCATCAAATCAACCCAATAGAGATGAGATTGATTTTGAGTTTCTTGGCAATGTGGCTGGCAAACCATACATTCTTCAAACCAATGTTTATGCTGATGGGTTTGATGATAGAGAAGAGAGAGTTAATCTTTGGTTCGATCCAACAATTAAATTCCATACATATTCTATCTTGTGGAACATTTATCAAATTGT GTTCATGGTGGATTCAATTCCAATTAGAGTATACAGAAACCATGCAGACAAAGGAGTGGCATATCCAAGATGGCAACCAATGAGCATCAAGGCTAGCATATGGAATGGTGAAAATTGGGCAACAAGTGGTGGAAAAGTCAAAATTGATTGGTCAAAATCTCCATTTATTGCATCTTTTAGTAATTATACCATTGATGGGTGTGTTTGGACTGGAAATCCAAGGTTTTGTAGGGCAGATAGTGTTACAAATTGGTGGAATAATAAGAGATTTAATACTCTTACTTCTATACAAAGAAGATGGTTTAAATGGGTTAGGTTGCATCACATGATTTATGACTATTGTCTAGATAAAGAGAGATTTCATGACAATCTTCCAAAGGAATGTTTTCTTTCTAAATATTAG